The DNA sequence CACTGGGACGTAATACCTGAACCCCGAGCGATTACATAAGCATTACAATTGTCCTCTTAGAGAACATCCTGCAGGAAAGCAGGAGTCTCCTCTAAACAAAGATCAATAGGATGACCTAAACTAGCAAAGTGGGCCAATCTATTGGCCACACTGTTTGCTTCACAATAAATGTGTTGAATTCTAAAATAAGCAAAAGCTTGCATGTAATCCTTACAGTCATCAAGAATCCGACTAACCTCTGAGTTATTGTCACTTGATTGGTTTAGAGCAGCCACCAATATAGAAGAATCACTCTCCATGTCCACCTCCATCCAACTCTGATGAATGGCCAAGAGTAACCCGGCTCTACAAGCTTCAGCCTCGGCATGAAGGGCAGAGCCCAAATTGGGAATATACCTGGACCAAGCAGCCTTTACCGCACCCACCTCATTTCTCTCAATAACGCCAATGCCACCTTTACCATTGCCCAACTGAAATGCACCATCTATATTTATCTTCAGTTTTCCAACATGTGGTAACTCTCATTTTGCTGTTGTGAGATGTTTGCAAGTTCTAAGTGGTAACTCCCATTTTGTTTtaagaaaactgaaattgggagcaaacattaataataggggcctctttatataaaatATCACTGCTACAATTATGGGCAATAGCCACATGCACTATTGGTGACATATTTGGGCCAAAGGCCACATATGTGTATGTCTATTACCCATTGCCACGACACAACCACTTTCTTTTAGGTCAGTGCGCTGTAGAGTGGTTGCTTTCTCCTTAATTGTCTCAGTTTTGTTGTGTGTGGCTTCTTCTGACATGATGAGGACCATGGATAGGAATCAGAGTTTTAATTGCTTATATttcgtttttttgtttttggtcaacAATTGCTTCTATTCATGGTCCAGTATCGAGTCATCTGGCTTCTTTGCagtttcaaaattgaaattgattagATTCTTGATATTATTCATTTAGTACGTAGTTTAGCATGAACTCCCCACGGTTCCGCTTTTATGAATCGAATCCACGTtacaagaaaggtgggatgtagaagaaaggattttgaaagtccccgagaaaaaaaaaattcaaaagcaaGAACTTTAATCTTAAAACTTGGTGTTCttgatgcttgattttcttcttcttcttgtaatCTTCTTGAAAGTAGCACGCAAGGATGGCGGTGGTGTGCCAAAAGGTGGTGCACATACGGCACATGGGAAAATCCTAGGGTAGGGTTCTAGGGCTTCATTGCttagagaagaaggaagaagatttTTTGGCTTCTGAatcagggttagggtttgtgctgataacgtgtttaagaaaaagagaattgggagaatagttctctttcattgataatatgagctcctatatatagggagtaCAAGTACATAATTTTTTAGTACAAGGAATTCTATTCTAATTAAAACTAGAAATCTAGAACAATCTTCCCTTATTACAACAATAAAAAGTAATCTTAGTTTAGTAAGGCACACATAATAGAATATCCTTTAACAGCTCTCTCAAGAGAGACTGCCCAAGACTTTTGCTTTTTCTCTGAGAATGAACTTTTGTATCTTTCCTGTTGAAGTCTTTGGTATATCATCGAAAATGACTGTCCGGGGTGCCATGTAATGAGGCATATGATCGCGGCAGAACTCAATTATTTCTTGCGCATTCACATCTAAGCCGTccttcaatttcacaaatgcacaaGGAGTTTGTCCCCAATGATTATCAGGCCTTGCAACAACTGCAGCCTCAAAAACTGCTGGATGGCTAAACAAAACTGTTTCAACCTCAACTGTGCTTATGTTCTCTCCACCAGATATAATCACATCCTTCAATCGATCCTTGACTTCGATATAGTTATCAGAATGTTTCACAGCTAAATCCCCACTTCTAAACCATCCACCCTTAAAAGCTTTCTTTGTTGCTTTCAAGTCTTTAAGATAACCACTCATCACAGTGTTTCCCCTGAACATAATTTCACCCATTGTCTTGCCATCAGGTGGTACACTTTCCATAGTGACGGGATCTTTTATGTCAACCTCTTCCAAACCAACATGTTGCACCCCTTGTCGAGCTTTAAGCTTCGATCTCTTATCTGAAGGCAGAGAGTCCCACTCAGGTTTCCATGAGCAATATGTCCCTGGACCATAAGTTTCTGTGAGACCATATATGTGGGTTACCCCAAAACCCATCTCTTCCATCTTGAAAAGGATCTGCGGCGGGGGAGGTGAGCCGCCCGTCATTACTTCCACCTTGTGAGGAAGTGGCATTTGATCATTCACCGGCGAATTAACAATCATGTTCAGCACAGTTGGTGCCCCTCCCATGTGTGTCACGTTATGTAGAGAAATATTGTCGAATATGCCTTTTGGAGTGACTTTCCTGAGGCAAATATTAGTACCACCCTGCGCTGCCAAACCCCAAATGAGGCACCATCCATTGCAATGGAACATAGGCACAGTCCACAGATAAACAGGCACTGAGCCTATTCCATGAAACAAAACTGTGGCCAATGAATTTAAATAAGCACCGCGATGACTATAAACAACCCCTTTCGGCCTTGATGTTGTGCCAGAGGTGTAATTCACACTGATGGGATCCCATTCACTCTTTGGTCGCCTAATCTCAAATCCACCATTTCCACTCTCTAAAAGACTTTCATACTCATAAGTTGGTTTTGTTTCTGAACTAAAGCTGGTAGATAACTCATCAGAATCAGCAATTACAACTACAATTGGTGGTTTTGAAACAGCTTTTTCGGCAAGTAATTCAAGTGCTCCATCAACAATTCCAAGTAATTGGTGATCAACAAAGACGATTTTAGCTTCAGAATGACTAAGAAGAACAGATATCATAGCTGAATCAAGGCGTGCATTTAGGGTACAAAGAATTGCCCCAGCCATTGGAGCTGCAAAATGAAGCTCATGCATAGCCGGGACATTTGGTGCCAAAGTTGCAATCTGATAGAACCAATTAACCATTTAAACATgaatcacatatatatatatatatatatatatatatatatatatatttttttttttcaattgggtTTTGAAGATCTATCTTGAAAACATGATATTATTAAACAAGTAAGAATCAAAAGCTACTAATGGAGATGAAGAACCAATCACTCACCACATCACCTCGAGAAATTCCCAGCTGGGTGAGAGCAGAAGCTAATTTAAGGCAGCGTTGATGGGTTTGAGCCCAAGTGTATTTAAGAGAGCCATAGATTACAGAGGTCCTGTCGCTGTAGGCCTTTGCAGCTCGCTCCAAGAATCCTATTGGAGATAAAGGGACGTGATTTGCCGAGCACAGAACTAGACCCTCCTTTGAACTCCATAACGCTTCATGCTCAGAGTTGTTACTATTAATGCCAGAAGAGTTAGAGCAGTATACACGGTAAGAATGAGTGGGAGTGGTGAAGTGAAAGCGCGTACTGAGAGTGGAAACTAGGTGAGTCCATGAGTTCGTGAGCAAGTGGTGCATAGCCATGATGGGGATAACAAAGGAGAGATGACCGGGATTTATAGAGTGATAGAAATCCTCGGTCTTTATTATTGAATTGCTTGGACTCTAAGATATAGTCTAGCATTGAGATTCTTTGGTATATTACCATCCTCCAACTTAATTATCATCCTTTATTGTTTTTGTACGGGACACTTAAATTCTTATCTGTTACACCAGGCATTGATGGTCTACATAACTGTGGGATCAGCTGCATATCCAATCTTAGTATTTTTAGAAGAATGAGGTAcataaaattttgaggtatgCACTATTATATTGTTGATGTTGGCTTTCTCTGTGCTCTCTATTCTTTCTGTTGACACTTATATTTGTATCTTTATTGTAGGAAATTTTCCCTGTTGTTATTCCCCAAGCCACACAGATTTTTGTTAATGGCTGCTGGGTTGGCATACATTGTGATCCTGAAATGTTAGTGAGAACATTAAGGAAGCTAAGGCGGGTGAGTGACCCTTATGTTTTGTTTCTTGAACATATAATTTAGGTAGGTAtggtgccaaaacaagacttaaACTTCAACTGTTAAGACTCAAAACATTAGATGTATTGTTATCTTAGCTACGATAGGTTGCATCATTTCCTCATCACTTTTctatcttcatattcttgtgcATTGTTCTTAACTGTCCCAATCTTCCTAATATATGCACGCTGAACTTAGACCATTCTCGACTTGTGAAATTCTCATGTAAATGTCATGCATGTGTAGGTGGATGTCAATACTGAAGTTGGGGCCGTAAGAGATATCCATCTGAAAGAATTGCGGATGTATACCGATTATAGTCCTGCAGTCGTCCATTATTCACTGTGGACAAGCAAATGCTGCTTATAAAGAAGAAAGATATTCATGCATTGCAGCAGAAGATGAGCCAGCTGCAATCTTCAACATATTTTTCTTCAGTGGTTACATCCCTCCATTCTTACATTTGTGTTAGTACTAGCCACTACTAGAAAACCATAATAAAGTAGTTCAAATATTTCTTTAGCGAGTTAGGAAAGTAGCATCTGTGCCTAACTGAACAAGCAATTAATTTATGTAAAACTGTGCAAGCAGAGGATTAATAATTGATTGTAATTGATTGTTCTGTTTAAGCATAGGATTAAAgaatagagaagaaaaaagctGAGCATATGCTCTTCTACGggtacaaaattaaaaaataaaatcatgtATTTTAGAAATATTTGTAGCATTCATGactattttggtaattatatccagtcaaagcacttttgccttacaacttaccaaacactcagaaattgcttttcgttcttacaacacttttaaaaatagtTTACCAAACATTCAGCCGCTTCTTCTCATAGCAAATTcgaaagtgcttcctctcatagcaagttcggaagtgcttcttttcatagcacagcaatcccaaactaagccttaaaGACTTAAAGTCTGATTCGGAAGTTATGTACAATCATTCCTTATAAGCTAGTGTTTTTACAAAGGTTTTGGAGAAGAGAACATTTGCAGTTACTGTAGAGGATATCGTGCCTACTAGAAtagaaacaattttttttcaaggctCTATCACATGGTTAGAAAGAACTGGGGACAGTTTTACTAAAGATGGTAGAAGAGTGAAGAGCCCTGTAGTGGTGATGCTAAGTGCGAGGCTCCCTCATCCTCGTCATTGGAAATATTAGTTTACAGTTGTGTATTACACTTTTACAATGAAAATATGTAATAATTATGTTCTTATTTCGTTAGATATGTAGATAGATAATTCAATAGAGAGGTAGAGTAGTCTTAAAATAGTGTCCAATGCATAGAGTCGGCCtacttctaaatcaaatcagTCTAATTAATGTATCGCTAAACAAACCCAATTTTTGTTAAGTACACTTTTTCCTTCTCTCGCTACTATTCAATAAAATCACCCCATAAGCTTTAAAAAGTTGTTATTTAGAGAGAAGAGCTTGTTATATTTCGGGTAAGTAACATAAATAGTTGCCTAACTTTTATTTAAACAACAATAGTTCTCTTTCAATGTACGTGTTGACTTAATAATACTTATTAGAACAGTAATTAAAGTTGCCTAACTTTTATTGAAACAACAAACTCTAAAAGAGGCAGAAATAACTAAATAGCAAGTCTATATCATGACTAAAGTCAATCATTAACAGGTTTTAAGAGTTGTAAAAGTATTAATAACTTTTCCGACATGTGGCGTGGTTTTAAGGCCATCTCCAGTTGTGGAGGAATAAAATAGGCTCCAAACTAAACTTTAGCCCCCGATAATCACCATTCATGCaatgaaaattattctatgcaccgacggttgACGTCGCTAAaaacaagcgcgcaatttaaccctgaaatgtcgttagtagtataagtaagtagggatcgttctatccggggattgagggtacacttgtaattgtgaaacaaataaagaaaagtattatttacaaaaataaaataaagaatagaaatatatacaagtaacaaaataaaaagggagggggtttaagaattatagaattgaaaattaagataaataaataaagaaaatgtaaaaacatatatacaagggtggatcgcaaggaacaaagatcaaaaccacatccatatgtaagaaatccaattacaattcctatagttgattttaaatgtcatgagagaggagttgatcatgtgaaacattcgaaagcaaatgatttcccatattttacttttcaatgctaattaacctaagcgaaagcacctagattaatcctatcaaacatgcaatcaagccctagaaagctagtcaatcatgacatgttcaacgcattagacatagagaaaggctatcaactcaagtgtacaacttagtatggaaaagtccacctaattgcaatcctctttaattaaattcggtctttgcacaaaacctttactactttgattcaagtttacacaaaacgaaaagtcgatttcatgttcttaaacctagcaccaattatatcaaaaccctaagtgtttgcaaccacataagattaaaatacaaaagttttctatcatgcaaatttaattaaacaaacccacataagcaacataaaaatcaacatatagaaatcacaactttatctcaaaacatataaacgggctttaaactttgcccttaacattatttgttaactagaattcatagttttacaaaatcaaacaaagaaaacaagagaaaggatataatacaccttgaaagatgaatgataaagccttgagacgaagaacttgaagatccttgaaagcaagcaatcttctagggacgacacaagggtggatggcggttaggaaattgatgtattgcatggcttctctttctcttggcttgaaaatgaagaacaagaaaactagagaatggaaaagaaatatggagaggaaatggagagataaagaagatgaaatggatgaaggaattggtgtgggaaaatggaaatgaaatggtgagacaaggagatggaatggatgaaggaattggtgtgggaaaatggaaatgaaatggtgagacaaggagatggaatggatgaaggaattggtgattgagagtgagaggagaatgtgtttaaatagggaaggaaaagaagagtgaaatgatgagatgaagaaaataatgaaagtggagtatgaaagtggtttgtaaaatatgtaaaagatgaggtaatgatgaaagcaaagcatgaaggtgaagaaatgtggaagtgatgatgatgttttagagtagaaaaatgtatccaaggaaaaagaaatgctttcttcatatgggtgggaaacatgaatatgtggtgttaagctgttttcaggtcagtttcttcccctttattccttcaattatttctccatcaaaacttcagaatatgccttcgacttcttcatatgaaatgttccactatgagtgtagatcatcctgacaaattttcagagcttcaatccatgtggttgggccggaaatgctgctggacctcttacaggtcctgttttccggttttgcttctgtagaaaattgggctgattgtttgaaggccttccactcatatttttctctggcactcttcataagaaataatcctttgggtgtctagaatggatctggaaggtttcatctcatttgaagttcatttggttaggcggccgctccttcttctttgcttggcttggtttctcctagccggagtaggaatatgtgtaaaattgatcttttagtacatttccatttttctccatcatttccaggtaattatggacctaacgctcatttcaccttcatttactccaatgtacctaaaagtagaaattgaattaaaaatcgattcagttaaggaattaactaagcaaaatgtgaggaattaactattaaaatatcacattaaaatgctcctatcaaattcccccacacttagcttttgctaatcccttagcaaaacaaaacaaaaaaaatccaaaacagaacaaagacttgacaaaaagcaagtaaatgactctattgctcctaactgttgtctcagagactctaaactcatggctttcacgttaaacacttaatcaaaatcacaaagataatttcatggttaataaacctgtgacattcatatgactaagcaagatatggagaacttaagttatacagtgaatgatagcatgtttcgaacaagtccaatccaaactcacagggcatactctcgatttttctctcagaaatggctatgcttaaaagcttaacactcaagtatatgcaagagaacaaattgtaaggcaacaaacagcttgcatatttcatcaataaacacactttgtgaagaatttttaaagacctcatgaaatgactgagtgcacaaatggacctaaaccataagctcgactgtgtaactgactccactaaccaaagactgcccatctcaaggatcaagtcagcacttaaaacaggttgtaatggggctaagctagggttttcgaaatgaagattaaggatacaaaaaaatcctaaggacctagcagagcatataaggaccaccttatgtcattatttttgtagaccaaatatcattgttttgggccaaaccttcactctaaccaacatgggaatggacaaaggcataattttcaactttgagccttctacaaatttgcaagtccaaaaccacacttcaacattttcccaagagttttcttttcaatttttcttctcttttgccgcttttctttctttctttctttttttttcaaggcaaaattttttttcttggattttccccaccccacacttgtctttcatcgtcacccctacatactatgtcatgctctactaagtccttaagacaagggtagagatatcctgtactaagctcatggtagggtagtgagggtgatgaaacaaaggttttcaacgtaggctcaaaggggttcattctaaggagtcccacgacgggcacaattggggacacatgcttgtttggctttggtggttaccctaatgccttctatcctatccaggatcagtgcatattatggcatacaagttttgacagtcacaacagccgagttctagtactctctagtccattaaaatctatggcacatgatcattggattttcaaagaaagatgaggttttgcaaatacagccatgaaattctgaaattatcaataagcactcaaaaagaaagtattttagctcaacagctcacttgggtcaaatgaatcagacttaatcctagcatgcttaatgaaccaagttacaatcctatctcaaatcttcatacaagcatcacaatgtcgattaaccacagaattcaattaagtcctattttgattgtgaaaaccttcagccatgaattcggagacatgttcatgctagacgttaggagcatcctaagactcaaaaacaaaaacaaaagtaaccaaaatttttttaaaatttttgacatttttcaaatttttttttttttttaaattaatttaatttcaacacttaggtacgggaacagggagtctcgatgtgcaatgggactgaaacagctaccctttttcaagactatgtttaatccaatataccttagtgtttcacaacaacaattataaacacaatccaacatcaactatttttcattttttttttatatactaactactaaaaacacaataaagcaataacccttcccccatacttaattcatgcattgtcctcaatgtataaacaaatataaatcatgcaaagcataaatcaagcatagaagagaaagttaacacaacgaaacctaaaacaacttaaaattcatgaaaataaaatagaaggaagagttcaagaaagcaaatctgcgtttgatggctcctccacagatacggttgaaatgggttgcctcccatgcagcgcttaatgtttaaagtctttcagcctagacttgtacctccatttactcctttggaggagcggtatgcgggcgagtggcagccctcttgctggtttcagcctcctgAGGAGGgttctcatgttgtgatgcagtagcgtccttgcgaggaaacccaggaggataactctgcaagttattgacttcctgagcaagcttgtttattgcagtgtgacagcggatcaaagagcagttcatctcagagatataatcgatcatgcaattgactctccaatctgtcaccataataccatcgcggagagaggaacgcaaatcatcaatcgaatccgacaagctttccagggtggccacagggcgaggagcacgagcagctggtgaggaagaagactctcctggatgcagtctgggagagcgacgaggcagaggagggggactgcgggtacgctcacagataggacgatggtcccatggacgagtaagcccggctctagtggccgcttgacgaccttcttcttccaaagagagaacacggcgttgattgacacccctgcgaggggtaaccttggttcgagccatgaggaagtagaagaaatttgaaactgcacgcttagacaaaccttagtaaaatctggaggagacaaaaaaggatgtatatatgaagcacaaaatagggtagaaatctcaacaagcacaaggttttaacaaagcttctccgggaaggagaagagttatgatagttcacggcccaagaaactccccacgtgtaaatattcctttcttttcctggatttatggcatgctttcggctatagcttgtctgtcacggatcctcgagattcgtttgattcccccacgcgtcctttcttttccttgattcacggcaattaaacctgctttctgctgtagcttgtctgtcacagctcctcgagattcgtttggttcccccacgtgtcttccacgcaccaacagcttttccgtgttttcgggtgactttaatccaacgcgtagatttaatctcagagatcgtccatccaacggtagagatccgctcactcgttctataaataggtgcattctgagggagcgactattcactccaaaagaaaattcttccgagttccagcctttctctctcaacccttcagcctttctttcgaaactcaaatcctttcttcatcaacatggaaccacgaactctgcaagtaatggagcaacagacccagcaacaaatcgaggatggaggaaacaaccaagcagccgggactaataaccggtgggctcccacaccgcctcaactaagaatcctcaagggcctttactatgataagggttttaagtacccaactccagagcagattcaagagatctgccttcatctgaaacagtatgggcagatcgaggacaaaaacgtcttcttttggttccagaacctcaaggctcgtgagaggcagaagttgaaggaatttcggaacgttccggttggtggatctctcgatctcaattttggttccactggttctactagtaatgacagatccactgacagatccattgatctaaactttgggtcacgtgtcggctatggtgctgatggatcgatcatgttacaacgaggagaatatcaccaggagattgaaacccttccactattccccatgcatggtgaggacatcttgggcaacatgaagactacttccgagggaggtagcggctatggcggtgactctcgcatttcccttgagctcagcctcaactcctacggaaatgcagacatagcttagtatagaatatttttattattattatatatttttttttaattttttttttgtaaatagctgaatttaataagactgaataaatgaagtttttttttttttttttttaaatattttttttatatataaaggactcaaaaataaaagacaaatataaatatatatatatataggactcaaaatgaaagacaaaaatatttataggactcaaaattgaaagacaattatatttatagga is a window from the Rosa chinensis cultivar Old Blush chromosome 2, RchiOBHm-V2, whole genome shotgun sequence genome containing:
- the LOC112183526 gene encoding probable acyl-activating enzyme 2, with the protein product MAMHHLLTNSWTHLVSTLSTRFHFTTPTHSYRVYCSNSSGINSNNSEHEALWSSKEGLVLCSANHVPLSPIGFLERAAKAYSDRTSVIYGSLKYTWAQTHQRCLKLASALTQLGISRGDVIATLAPNVPAMHELHFAAPMAGAILCTLNARLDSAMISVLLSHSEAKIVFVDHQLLGIVDGALELLAEKAVSKPPIVVVIADSDELSTSFSSETKPTYEYESLLESGNGGFEIRRPKSEWDPISVNYTSGTTSRPKGVVYSHRGAYLNSLATVLFHGIGSVPVYLWTVPMFHCNGWCLIWGLAAQGGTNICLRKVTPKGIFDNISLHNVTHMGGAPTVLNMIVNSPVNDQMPLPHKVEVMTGGSPPPPQILFKMEEMGFGVTHIYGLTETYGPGTYCSWKPEWDSLPSDKRSKLKARQGVQHVGLEEVDIKDPVTMESVPPDGKTMGEIMFRGNTVMSGYLKDLKATKKAFKGGWFRSGDLAVKHSDNYIEVKDRLKDVIISGGENISTVEVETVLFSHPAVFEAAVVARPDNHWGQTPCAFVKLKDGLDVNAQEIIEFCRDHMPHYMAPRTVIFDDIPKTSTGKIQKFILREKAKVLGSLS